In Brevibacillus brevis, a genomic segment contains:
- a CDS encoding WIAG-tail domain has translation MANVNRRKLNKNLGKTVRRSSAEFEIPLFQSKRNVDWLSELEEDLLDGEIPPEQSQPLPTAAKGNPATPPLQKMPTQGISSNQTTYTKVIKERNDDRVRSFVYTDDLTDQSVTTEKIANRAIDATKMKPGIVDNTLLKDYAVDSSKLADQSVTSNKIAPQAIQSEHLGRGIINSDMIQDRSISGQKLINYSISSEKLADKVIDSMKFAEGAIQSKHIQEQAITSELIQDQAITSEKIKTGGIHTRHLANYAINSVKLEDGAVTSDKIRDGAVTAAKLDENVIESQHIREGSILHHHVADQAIDQRNLAPGSVTDTHLAFQAVFTQHLQDEAVTSDKIGPYAVLTEHLDHASVTSEKIARESVTGVHLQASSVQTSHLQDHAISTKKLGDQQVTTAKLADRAVTSEKLGNRSVGSHHLLEESIEARHLADNSITPEKLARKSIEDRHLTERLIGPAHLREYAVQTQHLGDHVVTTSKIAPESISTDKITELSVTTTKLADSAVTSPKLGTEAVKTRHLGKGAVTGEKLAEKAVSSTHLASLSVQNEHLQPKSVSKEKLQDGSVTREKLTDRVIDGSKIELQSLTGEHVVLESLTGRHLAAGSITSEKLAKQTIETQHIVDRAITEEKLADGIVTENKVAPGSISDIHIVDRSISPEKLSFYPVQTARRHAPALQLFGSTPYRMPASERTVDVVIRLPEPFGDASYCIVAMTNQPGMGASLKKTSKFSAIITVFRSREDGEISGMLQWIALGEKGSPDDDGFTEEDFLEEEGSDWSSESPEALTEDDLLRELEEELVEREETLGQGIEHADRQSE, from the coding sequence ATGGCAAATGTAAATCGGCGCAAGCTGAACAAAAATTTGGGGAAAACCGTCCGGAGAAGCTCTGCGGAATTTGAAATTCCGCTGTTCCAATCCAAGCGCAATGTCGATTGGCTTTCAGAGCTGGAAGAGGATCTTTTGGACGGCGAGATTCCTCCCGAACAATCACAACCGCTCCCGACAGCAGCGAAGGGGAATCCAGCTACTCCGCCGCTGCAAAAAATGCCGACCCAAGGCATCTCCTCCAACCAGACGACTTACACCAAGGTGATCAAGGAGCGGAATGACGACCGGGTGAGATCATTTGTTTACACGGACGATTTGACCGACCAGTCCGTCACCACGGAGAAAATCGCGAATCGGGCGATTGACGCGACAAAAATGAAGCCAGGCATTGTAGACAATACGCTCTTGAAAGACTATGCAGTGGACAGCAGCAAGCTGGCTGACCAAAGCGTCACCTCGAACAAGATCGCTCCCCAAGCGATCCAGAGCGAGCATCTGGGACGAGGAATCATCAACAGCGATATGATTCAGGATCGATCCATTTCCGGTCAAAAGCTGATCAACTACAGCATTTCATCGGAAAAATTGGCGGACAAAGTCATCGATTCAATGAAGTTTGCCGAAGGAGCGATCCAGAGCAAACACATTCAGGAGCAGGCCATTACCAGTGAACTGATCCAGGATCAGGCGATCACTTCGGAGAAAATCAAAACAGGCGGGATCCATACCAGACACCTGGCGAATTACGCGATCAATTCCGTCAAGCTGGAGGACGGAGCGGTCACGAGCGATAAGATTCGTGACGGCGCAGTGACGGCAGCAAAACTCGATGAGAATGTGATCGAATCCCAGCACATTCGGGAGGGATCCATTCTTCACCACCACGTCGCGGACCAGGCCATAGACCAGCGAAATCTGGCGCCCGGCTCTGTGACAGATACACACCTTGCCTTTCAGGCGGTATTTACGCAGCACCTCCAAGATGAAGCGGTTACGAGCGACAAAATCGGCCCCTATGCCGTGTTGACCGAACATTTGGACCACGCGAGCGTTACCTCTGAAAAAATTGCAAGGGAGTCGGTCACTGGTGTCCACTTGCAAGCCTCAAGCGTCCAGACTTCCCATTTGCAAGACCATGCCATCTCCACGAAAAAGCTCGGGGATCAGCAAGTGACGACAGCCAAGCTGGCTGACAGAGCCGTGACGAGCGAGAAGCTGGGGAATCGGAGTGTCGGCAGCCACCATCTGCTGGAGGAAAGCATCGAGGCGAGGCATCTGGCTGACAACTCGATCACCCCTGAAAAGCTCGCCCGCAAGTCCATTGAAGATCGGCATTTGACGGAACGGCTCATCGGCCCTGCCCACTTGCGGGAGTACGCGGTGCAAACACAGCATCTCGGGGATCATGTGGTCACAACGTCCAAGATCGCTCCGGAGTCGATTTCGACGGATAAAATCACGGAACTGAGCGTCACGACGACGAAGCTGGCAGACTCGGCCGTCACTTCTCCCAAATTGGGAACGGAAGCAGTGAAGACGCGACATCTGGGGAAAGGCGCAGTCACGGGGGAGAAATTGGCGGAAAAGGCGGTATCGTCCACTCACCTCGCCAGTCTGTCCGTGCAGAATGAACATCTCCAGCCTAAGTCGGTCAGCAAGGAGAAGCTGCAGGATGGCAGCGTCACACGCGAGAAGCTGACGGATCGGGTCATAGATGGATCCAAAATCGAGCTGCAATCCTTGACTGGGGAGCATGTGGTACTGGAGAGCCTGACTGGTCGCCACCTCGCCGCAGGAAGCATCACGTCCGAAAAGCTGGCGAAGCAAACCATCGAGACGCAGCACATCGTCGATCGGGCCATTACGGAAGAGAAGCTCGCGGACGGAATCGTGACAGAGAATAAAGTGGCTCCCGGATCAATCAGCGACATTCATATTGTGGACCGCAGCATTTCTCCGGAAAAGCTTTCGTTTTACCCGGTTCAAACGGCCAGAAGGCACGCTCCGGCCTTGCAGCTGTTTGGATCCACGCCATACCGGATGCCGGCAAGCGAGCGGACTGTGGACGTCGTCATTCGGCTTCCGGAGCCGTTTGGCGATGCCAGTTACTGCATCGTAGCCATGACCAACCAGCCCGGAATGGGGGCTTCCCTGAAAAAAACGTCCAAATTTTCGGCTATTATTACCGTGTTTCGCTCGCGGGAAGACGGTGAGATCAGCGGGATGCTCCAATGGATCGCTCTCGGGGAAAAGGGGAGCCCTGATGATGACGGCTTCACAGAAGAAGATTTCCTGGAAGAAGAAGGGAGCGATTGGTCAAGCGAGTCACCGGAGGCATTGACAGAGGATGACTTGTTGCGGGAACTGGAGGAAGAGCTTGTAGAAAGAGAGGAGACCTTAGGGCAAGGGATTGAGCATGCCGACCGCCAATCTGAATAG
- the asnS gene encoding asparagine--tRNA ligase → MLTTIARIGQHVGQEVRLGCWLYNKRGSGKIQFLQLRDGSGFIQGVVVKAEVAEDVWERASKLTQESSLYITGVVRADDRAPSGFELNVTGVEIIQLAENYPISLKEHGVDFLMDHRHLWLRTPRQRAVMAIRSEVIRAVYEFFQQNGFYKVDPPILTPTSAEGTTNLFHTKYFDEDAYLSQSGQLYMEAAAMALGRVYSFGPTFRAEKSKTRRHLIEFWMIEPEMAFVDHEENLRIQEAFVSHIVQSVLKNCQMELKTLERDTTKLQNVTGPFPRISYDDAIKLLQEKGSEIKWGDDFGAPDETTIAEHFDKPVFITNYPTEIKAFYMKPDPNRPEVVLCADLIAPEGYGEIIGGSQRIDDPELLEKRFAEHELSEEAYRWYLDLRKYGTVPHSGFGLGLERTIAWICGLDHVRETIPFPRMLYRLYP, encoded by the coding sequence ATGTTGACGACGATTGCCCGAATCGGGCAGCATGTTGGACAAGAAGTACGTTTGGGCTGCTGGCTGTATAACAAGCGCGGCAGCGGCAAGATCCAATTTTTGCAACTGCGCGATGGCTCCGGCTTTATCCAGGGGGTCGTAGTAAAGGCAGAAGTGGCTGAGGATGTTTGGGAAAGAGCATCGAAACTGACACAAGAAAGCTCTCTTTACATAACTGGGGTTGTTCGGGCGGACGATCGCGCGCCGAGCGGCTTTGAATTGAATGTGACGGGCGTGGAAATCATCCAGCTCGCGGAAAACTATCCGATTTCCTTGAAAGAGCACGGCGTGGATTTTCTGATGGACCATCGCCACCTCTGGCTGCGCACACCGCGTCAGCGCGCCGTGATGGCTATCCGCTCCGAAGTCATCCGGGCGGTGTACGAGTTCTTCCAGCAAAACGGGTTCTACAAAGTCGATCCGCCGATTTTGACGCCTACTTCCGCTGAGGGAACCACAAACCTGTTCCATACCAAGTATTTTGACGAGGATGCCTATCTGTCTCAATCGGGCCAGCTGTACATGGAAGCGGCGGCAATGGCTCTGGGCCGCGTATACTCGTTCGGACCGACGTTCCGCGCTGAGAAGTCGAAAACCCGTCGCCACCTGATCGAGTTTTGGATGATCGAGCCGGAGATGGCGTTCGTGGATCACGAAGAAAATCTGCGCATTCAGGAAGCGTTTGTCTCCCACATCGTGCAATCCGTCCTGAAGAATTGCCAGATGGAACTGAAAACGCTGGAACGCGACACGACCAAGCTGCAAAACGTGACCGGTCCATTCCCTCGCATCAGCTACGACGATGCGATCAAGCTGCTCCAGGAAAAAGGAAGCGAGATCAAGTGGGGCGACGATTTTGGCGCTCCGGACGAGACGACGATCGCAGAGCACTTCGACAAGCCGGTCTTCATTACGAACTACCCGACTGAAATCAAGGCCTTCTACATGAAGCCGGATCCGAATCGCCCGGAAGTCGTACTGTGTGCCGATTTGATCGCACCGGAAGGATACGGGGAGATCATCGGAGGAAGTCAGCGGATTGACGATCCTGAGCTCCTGGAAAAACGCTTTGCTGAGCATGAGCTTTCGGAAGAGGCTTATCGTTGGTACCTCGATTTGCGGAAGTACGGCACGGTTCCGCATTCCGGCTTCGGACTGGGACTGGAGCGCACAATCGCCTGGATTTGCGGACTGGATCACGTTCGCGAGACCATCCCGTTCCCTCGCATGCTGTATCGCCTGTACCCGTAA
- a CDS encoding AAA family ATPase has protein sequence MGKELLIGVVPGVLIFLLFLGINITPFVLFALVLGAIYFFVLRQQGGQGGNFALGGKRKQSKHIIPKTNIQFADIGGQERAKKELKEALDFLVYKDKIEQYGIRPIKGVLLTGPPGTGKTLMAKAAANYTNSAFVAASGSQFVEMYVGVGAQRIREMFKEVKAIAEKNGQDSAIIFIDEIDVIGGKRDGQQQKEYDQTLNQLLTEMDGVATSDKPRVLVMAATNRIDMLDAALLRPGRFDRHINVDLPDKPAREQILTIHTANKPLGSDVVLEKVAQETFGFSGAQLESVANEAAIYAMRENCSKIESRHFAYAVDKVMLGEKVDREASEEEKKRVALHELGHAIVSEMVRPGSVSQVTLSPRGKALGYVRQNPLEDRYLYTKDAMEKQIMVSLGGAVAEEIYYGGRSTGSKNDFEQALGMAQEIVQSGMSRLGIVHLQYVDKTRIHDEVEHLLENLLERTHSLLAKCDAVFKNGLQTLLDAEVLQGDEFRELLKQNQTKEEHVAV, from the coding sequence GTGGGTAAAGAGCTCTTGATTGGCGTCGTTCCCGGAGTATTGATTTTCCTGTTGTTCTTGGGCATCAACATCACTCCGTTTGTGTTGTTTGCCCTCGTGCTTGGAGCCATCTACTTTTTCGTCCTACGCCAGCAAGGCGGCCAGGGTGGCAACTTCGCGCTTGGCGGCAAGCGCAAACAGAGCAAGCATATCATACCGAAAACCAATATCCAGTTTGCTGATATCGGTGGACAGGAACGGGCGAAAAAAGAATTGAAAGAAGCACTCGACTTCTTGGTGTACAAAGACAAGATCGAGCAATATGGCATTCGTCCGATCAAAGGCGTGCTGCTCACCGGACCGCCCGGAACAGGCAAGACGTTGATGGCAAAAGCCGCAGCCAACTACACCAACTCCGCTTTCGTGGCTGCCTCCGGCTCCCAGTTTGTAGAGATGTACGTGGGGGTAGGGGCGCAGCGAATTCGTGAGATGTTCAAGGAAGTCAAGGCAATCGCCGAGAAAAACGGTCAGGATAGCGCGATTATCTTCATCGACGAAATTGACGTGATCGGCGGGAAGCGCGACGGCCAGCAGCAAAAAGAGTACGACCAGACGTTGAACCAGCTGCTGACGGAAATGGACGGGGTGGCGACGAGCGACAAGCCGCGCGTCCTGGTCATGGCGGCGACCAACCGGATCGATATGCTGGATGCGGCTTTGCTGCGCCCGGGCCGCTTTGACCGCCACATCAATGTGGATTTGCCGGACAAACCGGCACGTGAGCAAATCTTGACGATTCATACAGCGAACAAGCCGCTCGGCTCCGATGTCGTGCTGGAAAAGGTAGCGCAAGAGACGTTCGGTTTTTCTGGCGCGCAGCTCGAAAGTGTGGCCAATGAGGCTGCGATCTATGCCATGCGCGAGAACTGCAGCAAGATCGAGTCACGTCACTTCGCCTATGCGGTCGACAAAGTGATGCTCGGGGAAAAAGTAGACCGCGAAGCGTCCGAGGAAGAGAAAAAGCGCGTCGCCTTGCACGAGCTGGGGCACGCGATCGTCAGCGAGATGGTTCGTCCGGGTTCGGTGTCGCAGGTCACGCTGAGTCCGCGAGGCAAAGCGCTGGGCTACGTGCGGCAAAATCCTCTGGAAGACCGCTATCTGTACACGAAGGATGCCATGGAGAAACAAATCATGGTCAGTCTGGGAGGAGCTGTCGCTGAAGAAATCTATTACGGCGGCCGCAGTACAGGGTCGAAAAACGACTTTGAGCAAGCGCTGGGAATGGCCCAGGAGATTGTGCAGAGCGGGATGTCCAGACTGGGGATCGTCCATCTGCAATACGTGGATAAAACGCGGATTCACGATGAGGTCGAGCACCTGCTGGAAAACCTGCTGGAGCGAACGCACAGCCTGCTGGCGAAATGTGACGCCGTGTTTAAAAACGGGCTCCAGACGCTGCTCGATGCGGAAGTTTTGCAGGGAGACGAATTCCGCGAGCTGCTCAAGCAAAACCAAACCAAAGAAGAGCATGTCGCTGTATAA
- a CDS encoding DnaD domain protein, which translates to MDSQLLQLLQEGATSVSNLLLKMYKRMFLADDEMMLLIHLLSFQQEGNRFPTLTELEERMSMPNMRLIQSLQKLLKEEWIRIDEFIDPQTGMRHEQYNLTPLYRKLYQTWREQQTNSHMIESIHEPYRQTAAAAVDEEPVAIYGRFEQAFGRPLSPFELESIHMWAEQDGYSEELILTALREAATVGKLHIRYIDRILLEWQKQQITSVEQARQYSMNFRRNRQPL; encoded by the coding sequence ATGGATTCTCAACTATTGCAATTGTTGCAAGAAGGTGCGACGTCCGTCTCGAACCTGCTTCTCAAAATGTACAAACGCATGTTTCTGGCCGATGATGAAATGATGCTGCTCATTCATCTGCTCTCGTTTCAGCAGGAAGGAAACCGTTTCCCGACGTTGACGGAACTCGAAGAGCGCATGTCTATGCCAAACATGAGACTGATTCAATCGCTGCAGAAGCTGCTGAAAGAGGAATGGATTCGCATCGATGAATTTATTGACCCGCAAACCGGGATGCGGCATGAGCAATACAATTTGACGCCTTTGTATCGGAAGCTGTACCAAACCTGGCGAGAGCAGCAAACGAACTCTCACATGATCGAGTCGATTCATGAGCCGTATCGGCAAACGGCAGCAGCGGCTGTGGATGAAGAGCCGGTAGCCATTTACGGACGATTTGAACAAGCCTTCGGACGGCCGCTCTCTCCATTTGAACTGGAGAGCATCCACATGTGGGCGGAGCAGGACGGCTATTCGGAAGAGCTGATCTTGACCGCCTTGCGCGAGGCAGCAACGGTCGGAAAGCTGCACATTCGCTACATCGACCGCATCTTGCTGGAATGGCAAAAACAGCAAATCACAAGTGTGGAGCAAGCACGTCAATACAGCATGAATTTCCGCCGAAACCGTCAACCGCTTTGA